One uncultured Pseudodesulfovibrio sp. genomic window carries:
- the trpA gene encoding tryptophan synthase subunit alpha, producing the protein MNAMQVKIEEARSQGKVGLIPFLPAGFPNREQFWKELEELDAAGASVIEIGMPFSDPVADGPVVEKASLKCLEDGINLTWILTELKKRKGQFKAALLLMGYLNPVYQYGLEKFGADCEAAGVSGLIIADMPHEESQFVKDAMEPHNVALVPLVGLNTSKERMKLYADGAQGFCYFVSVLGTTGQRESLPARIKEKLAEAKEVFDIPVALGFGIKHPDQLKEFDGLMDAAVFGSALISHIESGHSSDSFMEPWK; encoded by the coding sequence ATGAATGCAATGCAAGTGAAGATAGAAGAGGCTCGGAGCCAGGGGAAGGTCGGGCTCATTCCGTTCCTGCCCGCCGGGTTTCCGAACCGCGAGCAGTTCTGGAAGGAACTGGAAGAGCTCGATGCGGCGGGCGCGTCCGTCATCGAGATCGGCATGCCCTTCTCCGACCCCGTGGCCGACGGTCCGGTGGTCGAAAAGGCGTCCCTCAAATGTCTGGAAGACGGCATCAACCTGACCTGGATTCTGACCGAACTCAAGAAGCGCAAGGGTCAGTTCAAGGCTGCCCTGCTGCTCATGGGGTATCTCAACCCGGTCTACCAGTATGGTCTGGAAAAGTTCGGCGCTGACTGCGAGGCAGCCGGGGTATCCGGCTTGATCATCGCAGACATGCCTCACGAGGAGTCCCAGTTCGTCAAGGACGCCATGGAGCCCCACAATGTGGCGCTCGTGCCTCTTGTCGGCCTGAACACCTCCAAGGAGCGCATGAAACTCTACGCCGACGGTGCGCAGGGGTTCTGCTACTTCGTGTCCGTGCTCGGCACCACCGGCCAGCGCGAGTCCCTGCCCGCGCGCATCAAGGAAAAACTGGCCGAGGCCAAGGAAGTCTTCGACATCCCCGTCGCGCTCGGCTTCGGCATCAAACACCCGGACCAGCTCAAGGAGTTCGACGGCCTCATGGACGCCGCCGTGTTCGGCTCCGCCCTCATCT
- the aroA gene encoding 3-phosphoshikimate 1-carboxyvinyltransferase, which produces MTKEPIIINAPASKSLSHRTLIAAALAKGVSEISSALDSDDITRTRGCLTACGASIEEKDGLLVVTGMEDGPKGGNADGKHKDEAPHELFMHESGTTCRLMTAVAAAGKGTFRVHGAPRMHERPMAELTGALSGLGTKFDFEGEKGFLPFIMTANGYKKKSVEITLEESSQYLSGLLLGAPMADHEVTINVTGKKAVSWPYVALTLRIMEDFKAGFSVEVLEGKEWKAVPWRSIKQVTPGHVRFIVQPTGYQNTGYAVEGDWSNASYFLAAGAVGPRPVKLKGLVADSLQGDRAIMDILSQMGATIKVNFDGIVVEPGRLRGVEVDMGRCPDLVPTVAAVAAFASSPTTIVNVAHLRIKETDRLAACAAEVARTGCETETTDDSLIIRPSALPRGHKIEFKTYNDHRLAMSMSLFELAGVKVSLDNPACVGKSFPGFFDEWKKITG; this is translated from the coding sequence ATGACCAAGGAACCGATCATCATCAATGCTCCGGCCAGCAAATCCCTGTCCCACCGCACCCTGATCGCGGCCGCCCTGGCCAAGGGCGTATCCGAGATTTCCTCGGCGCTGGACTCCGACGACATCACCCGCACCCGGGGCTGCCTGACGGCCTGCGGCGCGTCCATAGAGGAAAAGGACGGCCTGCTCGTGGTCACGGGCATGGAAGACGGCCCCAAGGGGGGCAATGCGGACGGCAAGCACAAGGACGAAGCCCCGCACGAGCTGTTCATGCACGAGTCCGGGACAACCTGCCGGTTGATGACAGCCGTTGCCGCGGCGGGCAAGGGGACCTTCCGGGTCCACGGCGCGCCGCGCATGCACGAGCGTCCCATGGCCGAGCTGACCGGCGCACTGTCCGGTCTGGGAACCAAATTCGATTTCGAAGGTGAAAAGGGATTCCTGCCTTTCATCATGACGGCCAACGGATACAAGAAGAAATCCGTCGAGATCACCCTTGAGGAGAGCAGCCAATATCTGTCCGGCCTGCTTCTGGGCGCGCCCATGGCCGACCATGAGGTCACCATCAACGTGACCGGCAAGAAGGCCGTGTCCTGGCCCTATGTGGCCCTGACCCTCCGGATTATGGAGGACTTCAAGGCGGGCTTTTCCGTGGAAGTTTTGGAAGGCAAGGAATGGAAGGCCGTGCCTTGGCGCTCCATCAAGCAGGTGACCCCGGGACACGTCCGGTTCATCGTCCAGCCCACCGGATACCAGAACACCGGCTACGCGGTGGAAGGCGACTGGTCCAACGCCAGTTATTTCCTGGCCGCCGGAGCCGTGGGCCCCCGCCCCGTAAAGCTCAAGGGGCTGGTTGCGGATTCGCTCCAGGGCGACCGGGCGATCATGGATATTCTCAGCCAGATGGGTGCGACCATCAAGGTCAATTTCGACGGCATCGTTGTGGAGCCGGGCAGGCTGCGCGGCGTGGAAGTGGACATGGGTCGCTGCCCGGATCTGGTGCCTACAGTGGCAGCCGTGGCCGCCTTCGCCTCCTCGCCGACGACCATCGTCAATGTGGCCCATCTGCGCATCAAGGAGACGGACCGGCTGGCCGCCTGCGCCGCGGAAGTGGCCCGCACCGGATGCGAGACCGAGACCACCGACGACTCGCTGATCATCCGGCCCAGCGCCCTGCCGCGCGGCCACAAAATTGAGTTCAAGACCTACAACGACCATCGGCTGGCCATGTCCATGTCCCTGTTCGAGCTGGCCGGGGTAAAGGTCTCCCTTGACAATCCGGCTTGCGTCGGCAAATCATTCCCGGGCTTCTTCGACGAATGGAAGAAGATCACCGGCTAA
- a CDS encoding phosphoribosylanthranilate isomerase: MARPLVKVCGMTRMQDVELCVDLGVDLLGFIFHSKSPRNADPDFVASVKTGKVSKVGVFVNQTADEVIETMERCGLHAAQLHGGQDVDFCWKIGPDRVIRAFWPDTYSSPQALLRDLENYSETCGHFLLDAGTKGQGGTGNSINLAMLQDIEIQTPWFLAGGLGPHNIREALAVNPSGLDINSGVEKTPGIKDETKLREVFRILAEME, translated from the coding sequence ATGGCCCGCCCCCTGGTCAAGGTCTGCGGCATGACCCGCATGCAGGACGTCGAGCTCTGTGTGGACCTCGGCGTTGACCTGCTCGGCTTCATCTTCCACTCCAAGAGCCCGCGCAACGCGGACCCGGATTTCGTGGCCTCGGTCAAGACCGGCAAGGTCTCCAAGGTCGGCGTATTCGTCAACCAGACTGCCGACGAGGTCATCGAAACCATGGAACGCTGCGGACTGCATGCGGCCCAGCTGCATGGCGGCCAGGACGTGGACTTCTGCTGGAAGATCGGACCGGACCGGGTCATCCGGGCCTTCTGGCCCGACACCTATTCCTCGCCCCAGGCGCTGCTGCGGGACCTCGAGAACTACTCCGAGACATGCGGCCATTTTCTCCTGGACGCGGGGACCAAAGGCCAGGGCGGCACAGGCAATTCCATTAATCTTGCCATGCTGCAAGATATTGAAATACAAACACCTTGGTTTCTTGCGGGCGGCCTCGGGCCGCACAACATCCGCGAGGCCCTGGCCGTGAACCCATCCGGCCTGGATATCAATTCCGGCGTGGAAAAGACGCCGGGTATCAAGGACGAGACCAAGCTGCGGGAAGTCTTCCGGATTCTCGCGGAAATGGAATAA
- the trpD gene encoding anthranilate phosphoribosyltransferase — MTISEILDILAQGKALNDDQADFMFAELMSGKMTESQAGAFLMGLRAKGEDSTDLAAGVRAVVSHARKIPGFDGNRPEPVIDTCGTGGDGQCSFNCSTAVSLFLADMGYTIAKHGNRALSSSCGSADALEALGIPLDQTPEEAAEGLEKYHFAFLFAPAYHPAFKYIMPVRQQLGIRTLFNFMGPLTNPARPSHQLLGVGDAERLFLMGETLLLTGVKRALIFAGAGGFDELTTWGVNRGYIIDDGRIDKAVVDPAALGFARNEPKDVVVNGKDDAVAKLKDILAGKGPEPMMDMVALNLAGCLNLLDKGTMAECADIARDVVHTGLTKGLPYVG; from the coding sequence ATGACCATATCCGAAATACTCGACATACTGGCTCAGGGAAAAGCCCTGAACGACGATCAGGCCGACTTCATGTTCGCCGAACTCATGAGCGGCAAAATGACGGAGTCCCAGGCTGGAGCCTTCCTCATGGGGCTGCGCGCCAAGGGCGAGGACTCCACGGACCTGGCCGCGGGCGTGCGCGCCGTGGTCTCCCACGCGCGCAAGATCCCCGGTTTCGACGGCAACCGCCCCGAACCGGTCATCGACACCTGCGGCACGGGCGGCGACGGGCAGTGCTCCTTCAACTGCTCCACGGCCGTGTCCCTGTTTCTGGCGGACATGGGCTACACCATCGCCAAGCACGGCAACCGCGCCCTGTCCTCTTCATGCGGCTCGGCCGATGCCCTGGAGGCCTTGGGCATCCCCTTGGATCAGACTCCGGAAGAAGCGGCCGAGGGGCTGGAGAAATACCACTTCGCCTTCCTATTCGCGCCCGCTTATCACCCCGCCTTCAAGTACATCATGCCTGTGCGCCAGCAACTCGGCATCCGCACCCTGTTCAACTTCATGGGTCCGTTGACCAACCCGGCCCGGCCCTCGCACCAGCTGCTCGGCGTGGGTGACGCGGAGCGGCTCTTCCTCATGGGCGAGACCCTGCTGCTGACCGGAGTAAAGCGGGCGCTCATCTTCGCGGGCGCGGGCGGCTTCGACGAGCTGACCACCTGGGGCGTGAACCGGGGCTACATCATCGACGACGGCCGCATAGACAAGGCTGTGGTCGATCCCGCGGCCCTGGGCTTTGCGCGCAACGAACCCAAGGACGTGGTCGTGAACGGCAAGGACGACGCCGTGGCCAAGCTCAAGGACATACTGGCCGGAAAGGGGCCGGAGCCCATGATGGACATGGTGGCCCTCAATCTGGCAGGGTGCCTCAACTTGCTGGACAAGGGCACCATGGCCGAATGCGCCGACATCGCCCGCGACGTGGTTCACACCGGACTTACCAAAGGACTTCCTTATGTTGGATAA
- a CDS encoding prephenate dehydrogenase encodes MAKGIDHITIVGADGQMGSHFSADFAGLGLTVTGLDRDSSDEDVRAALSGCDLLLLSVPVTAMDAVLERMAPLLKAPTILCDVGSVKVMPVKAMVKRYEGPVVGTHPLFGAVVPEGFEPRVAVMPGRSRDEEAAALVGDLFTRCGYTCFASTPEDHDRAMAYIQGLNYTSTVAFLAAARDVDGIREFVTPSFKRRLDAAAKMLTQDTELFEIISEANPFLQEVSRKFMSYLSLAAGGDLDLLADRAQWWWRNDEAY; translated from the coding sequence ATGGCAAAAGGCATCGACCATATCACCATCGTGGGTGCGGACGGGCAGATGGGCAGCCACTTCTCGGCGGACTTCGCCGGGCTCGGCCTGACCGTAACCGGGCTGGACCGCGATTCCTCGGACGAGGACGTGCGCGCCGCGCTCTCAGGTTGCGACCTGCTCCTGCTCAGCGTGCCGGTCACGGCCATGGACGCCGTGCTCGAACGCATGGCCCCCCTCCTTAAAGCCCCGACCATCCTGTGCGACGTGGGTTCGGTGAAGGTTATGCCGGTCAAGGCCATGGTAAAACGCTACGAAGGGCCGGTCGTCGGCACCCACCCCCTGTTCGGCGCGGTCGTTCCCGAAGGGTTCGAGCCCAGAGTGGCGGTCATGCCCGGCAGGAGCCGTGACGAGGAAGCAGCCGCGCTGGTCGGCGACCTGTTCACCCGCTGCGGGTACACCTGCTTCGCCTCCACGCCGGAGGATCACGATCGGGCCATGGCCTACATCCAGGGACTGAACTACACCTCCACCGTGGCCTTTCTGGCCGCTGCCCGCGATGTGGACGGTATCCGTGAGTTTGTCACGCCGTCCTTCAAGCGCAGGCTCGACGCGGCCGCCAAGATGCTCACCCAGGACACAGAGCTGTTCGAGATCATCTCCGAGGCCAATCCCTTTTTGCAGGAAGTCAGCCGCAAGTTCATGTCCTACCTCAGCCTGGCCGCCGGCGGCGATCTCGATCTGTTGGCCGACCGGGCTCAGTGGTGGTGGCGTAACGACGAAGCATATTAA
- a CDS encoding 3-dehydroquinate synthase II family protein yields MKKVIFKSVPFDKTLVTLALESGVDAVMVEKDRAEDVRALGRVTVITPEDMPVVELTKKADEDVAVKAIKAGKDVVLKKGWEIIPVENILAQVDTLALECESLDRAILAAGILERGCDTIVVLPEGAADLKQIVAELKLSQGTMELSTATVTAIEATGLGHRVCVDTISMLKKGQGMLIGNSSAFSFLVHAETESNPYVAARPFRVNAGAVHAYAQMPGDKTTYLEELASGTDVLIVGADGTTSLATVGRVKVEVRPMLLISAEVKTASGVKSGQVFLQNAETIRVVSDKGEPVSVVTLKVGDKILVRTDEAGRHFGMRIKEEIKEG; encoded by the coding sequence ATGAAAAAAGTCATCTTCAAATCCGTCCCCTTCGACAAGACTCTGGTCACCCTTGCTCTGGAATCCGGCGTGGACGCCGTCATGGTCGAAAAGGACCGCGCCGAGGACGTTCGGGCACTTGGCCGCGTCACCGTCATCACTCCCGAGGACATGCCCGTTGTCGAACTGACAAAAAAGGCGGATGAGGACGTAGCCGTCAAAGCCATCAAGGCGGGCAAGGACGTGGTCCTCAAAAAAGGCTGGGAGATCATCCCCGTGGAAAACATCCTGGCTCAGGTGGACACCCTGGCCCTGGAATGTGAATCCCTGGACCGTGCCATCCTGGCGGCGGGCATCCTCGAACGTGGCTGCGACACCATCGTGGTACTGCCAGAGGGAGCCGCCGACCTGAAGCAAATCGTCGCCGAACTCAAACTCTCCCAGGGAACCATGGAACTCTCCACCGCCACCGTCACCGCCATCGAAGCCACCGGCCTGGGCCACCGCGTCTGCGTGGACACCATCTCCATGCTCAAGAAGGGCCAAGGCATGCTCATCGGCAACTCCAGCGCCTTCTCCTTCCTGGTCCACGCCGAAACCGAATCCAACCCGTACGTGGCCGCCCGCCCCTTCCGGGTCAACGCGGGCGCGGTCCACGCCTATGCCCAGATGCCCGGCGACAAGACCACCTATCTCGAAGAGCTGGCCTCGGGTACGGACGTGCTCATCGTGGGCGCTGACGGAACCACCTCCCTGGCCACGGTTGGCCGCGTCAAGGTGGAAGTCCGGCCCATGCTCCTGATCTCCGCCGAGGTTAAGACCGCAAGCGGCGTGAAGAGCGGACAGGTGTTCCTGCAGAACGCCGAGACCATCCGTGTGGTTTCGGACAAGGGCGAGCCCGTATCCGTGGTCACCCTCAAGGTCGGGGACAAGATCCTCGTGCGCACCGACGAGGCTGGACGCCACTTCGGCATGCGTATCAAGGAAGAGATCAAGGAAGGGTAA
- the trpB gene encoding tryptophan synthase subunit beta produces the protein MKKGYFGDFGGQFIPELLMPPLIELEEAMKTILPSEEFQTRFINMLKENVGRPSAITYCPNLSKDLGLDLWLKREDLNHSGAHKINNTLGQGLLAKMMGKDVLLAETGAGMHGVATTVAAAMLDMKAVIYMGATDVVRQAPNVGRMRLMGAEIVAVESGTKTLKDAINEALRRWLSDQETTHYCFGTAAGPHPFPTLVREFQQIISKEARQQFMDRNEGKLPDVVVACVGGGSNAIGMFHNFVPDESVKIVGVEAAGTGEPGCFSSAPIDHGTDGVLHGMMTKLLQTEDGQIEPSHSIAPGLDYPGVGPEHAHLDAIGRVDYTTINDSQAINAFKVLSRREGIIPALESSHAVAYAIENREALKGKSVLVCLSGRGDKDLGILDQIL, from the coding sequence ATGAAGAAAGGATACTTCGGAGATTTCGGCGGACAGTTCATTCCCGAACTGCTCATGCCGCCGCTCATCGAGCTTGAAGAGGCCATGAAGACCATCCTCCCCAGCGAGGAGTTTCAGACCCGCTTCATAAACATGCTCAAGGAAAACGTTGGCCGCCCGTCGGCCATCACGTACTGCCCGAACCTGTCCAAGGACCTCGGCCTTGACCTCTGGCTCAAGCGCGAGGACCTCAACCACTCGGGCGCGCACAAGATCAACAACACTCTGGGCCAGGGATTGCTGGCAAAGATGATGGGCAAGGACGTGCTCCTGGCCGAGACCGGCGCGGGCATGCACGGCGTGGCCACCACGGTCGCCGCCGCCATGCTCGACATGAAGGCCGTCATTTACATGGGCGCCACCGACGTGGTCCGCCAGGCCCCCAACGTGGGCCGCATGCGCCTCATGGGCGCGGAAATCGTGGCCGTGGAGTCCGGCACCAAGACCCTCAAGGACGCCATCAACGAGGCGCTCAGGCGCTGGCTGTCCGACCAGGAGACCACGCACTACTGCTTCGGCACCGCTGCCGGGCCGCACCCCTTCCCGACCCTGGTCCGCGAGTTCCAGCAGATCATCTCCAAGGAAGCGCGCCAGCAGTTCATGGACCGCAATGAAGGCAAGCTGCCCGATGTGGTCGTGGCCTGTGTGGGCGGCGGGTCCAACGCCATCGGCATGTTCCACAACTTCGTGCCGGACGAGTCGGTCAAGATCGTGGGCGTCGAGGCCGCAGGTACGGGTGAGCCGGGCTGCTTCAGCTCCGCGCCCATCGACCACGGCACCGACGGCGTGCTGCACGGCATGATGACCAAGCTACTCCAGACCGAGGACGGCCAGATCGAGCCGTCCCACTCCATCGCCCCGGGCCTGGACTACCCCGGCGTGGGCCCGGAGCACGCCCATCTCGATGCCATCGGCCGCGTGGACTACACGACCATCAACGATTCACAGGCCATCAACGCCTTCAAGGTCCTGTCCAGGCGCGAAGGCATCATCCCGGCCCTAGAGTCGTCCCACGCCGTGGCTTACGCCATCGAGAACCGGGAAGCGCTCAAAGGCAAGTCCGTGCTCGTCTGCCTGTCCGGACGCGGCGACAAGGATCTGGGGATACTCGACCAGATTCTGTAG
- a CDS encoding aminodeoxychorismate/anthranilate synthase component II, with protein sequence MFLLIDNFDSFTFNLVQAFQQLGADPVVIRNDREKVLELAESGELERVCLSPGPSNPQNAGFCLEFLARLPKEIPVLGVCLGHQTLGHFAGAPVERAERIMHGKTSEVFHEDKSVFKGLPSPFTVCRYHSLIVPAEKAADKIEVTARTEQGEVMGLQYKDRPWHGVQFHPESILTPEGPKLLQNFLNIKG encoded by the coding sequence ATGTTTTTGCTGATCGATAATTTCGACTCCTTCACCTTCAATCTGGTGCAGGCCTTCCAACAGCTCGGCGCCGACCCGGTGGTCATCCGTAACGACCGCGAAAAGGTTCTGGAGCTGGCCGAAAGCGGCGAGCTTGAACGCGTCTGTCTGTCGCCCGGCCCGAGCAATCCGCAGAACGCGGGTTTCTGCCTGGAGTTCCTGGCCCGGCTGCCCAAGGAAATTCCGGTGCTCGGCGTCTGCCTGGGACACCAGACATTAGGCCACTTCGCGGGCGCTCCGGTGGAGCGCGCCGAACGCATCATGCACGGCAAGACCTCCGAGGTCTTCCACGAGGACAAGAGCGTGTTCAAGGGACTGCCCTCGCCGTTCACGGTCTGCCGCTACCACTCGCTCATCGTCCCGGCCGAAAAGGCCGCCGACAAGATCGAAGTCACGGCCCGCACCGAACAGGGCGAGGTCATGGGACTGCAGTACAAGGACCGCCCCTGGCATGGCGTACAGTTCCATCCGGAATCCATCCTCACTCCCGAAGGCCCCAAGCTTCTGCAAAACTTCCTGAATATCAAAGGGTAA
- a CDS encoding anthranilate synthase component I family protein codes for MQKITLTQHGKWLPADVQTTISLYMGLVGDQPGILLESAEVDGRLGRYSLIAFDYRLMLHPVDGKLVVDVKDDRLAPLKELEGMDYLPGLKEVLKNLTIKQQTVGGNPRDGLPGLTRGLYGYFGYGTAGMFERKLKDVCKPEDAEACLILPGQLVLFDHLRHSCCYLSLDEGATPRPAPVQWGMDLNAPEAGEPTVFPGKEAHMATVERCKELIAEGECIQVVPSIRFSVPLSDEPFKIYRRLRQANPSPFLFYMKFPDSPTMGKTRNTTLLGSSPEMMARSAAGQLEVRPIAGTRWRGETEEEDNRLEADLLADPKERAEHVMLVDLGRNDLGRISKPGTVTVEKFMNVERFSHVMHLTSYVRGELKDGLDAIDVLQATFPAGTLSGAPKIRAMEIIADVEPQERGPYGGCIGWLGLDDDVVSLDTGITIRSMWIRDGQCYWQAGGGIVYDSDPEAEWNECNNKARVILEVITGKGGTDVFADR; via the coding sequence ATGCAGAAAATTACGCTCACGCAGCACGGCAAATGGTTGCCTGCCGACGTGCAAACCACCATCTCCCTGTACATGGGTCTGGTGGGTGACCAACCCGGCATTCTCCTGGAATCCGCCGAGGTGGACGGGCGGCTCGGCCGCTATTCCCTCATCGCCTTCGACTACCGGCTCATGCTCCATCCCGTGGACGGCAAGCTGGTGGTGGACGTCAAAGACGACCGCCTGGCCCCGCTCAAGGAGCTGGAGGGCATGGATTATCTTCCGGGCCTCAAGGAAGTCCTCAAAAATCTTACCATCAAACAGCAAACCGTGGGCGGCAACCCACGGGACGGGCTGCCCGGTCTGACGCGCGGCCTGTACGGCTATTTCGGCTACGGTACGGCTGGCATGTTCGAGCGCAAGCTCAAGGACGTATGCAAGCCCGAAGACGCCGAGGCATGCCTCATCCTGCCCGGCCAACTGGTCCTCTTCGATCACCTGCGCCACTCCTGCTGCTATCTGAGCCTGGACGAAGGCGCGACGCCCCGGCCCGCCCCGGTTCAGTGGGGCATGGACCTGAACGCCCCGGAGGCGGGCGAGCCCACGGTGTTCCCCGGCAAAGAGGCCCACATGGCCACGGTGGAACGCTGCAAGGAGCTCATCGCCGAGGGCGAGTGCATCCAGGTTGTCCCGTCCATCCGCTTCTCGGTGCCCCTTTCCGACGAGCCCTTCAAGATCTACCGCAGGCTCCGGCAGGCCAACCCGTCGCCGTTCCTGTTCTACATGAAATTCCCGGACAGCCCGACCATGGGCAAGACCCGGAACACCACCCTGCTCGGCTCATCGCCTGAAATGATGGCCCGAAGCGCGGCAGGCCAGCTGGAAGTCCGGCCCATCGCCGGAACCCGGTGGCGCGGCGAGACCGAAGAGGAAGACAACCGGCTCGAAGCCGACCTGCTGGCCGATCCCAAGGAACGTGCCGAGCACGTCATGCTCGTGGACCTCGGACGCAACGACCTGGGCCGCATCTCCAAGCCCGGCACCGTGACCGTGGAGAAGTTCATGAACGTGGAGCGTTTCTCCCACGTCATGCACCTGACCTCCTATGTCCGGGGCGAACTCAAGGACGGACTGGACGCCATCGACGTGCTCCAGGCGACCTTCCCGGCGGGTACCCTGTCCGGCGCGCCCAAGATCCGGGCCATGGAAATCATCGCCGACGTGGAACCCCAGGAACGCGGCCCCTACGGCGGCTGCATCGGCTGGCTGGGCCTGGACGACGACGTCGTCTCCCTGGACACCGGCATCACCATCCGCTCCATGTGGATCCGCGACGGCCAGTGCTATTGGCAGGCCGGCGGCGGCATTGTCTACGACTCCGATCCCGAAGCGGAATGGAATGAATGCAACAACAAGGCCCGCGTGATCCTCGAGGTCATCACCGGCAAGGGAGGCACCGATGTTTTTGCTGATCGATAA
- the pheA gene encoding prephenate dehydratase has protein sequence MADKKDQNDIPDLGELRESIDELDKRIVDLLNQRAQVSLSVGRYKAAKGEAIYKPFREQEVMDKIANSSPGPLPDKHLRTIYREIMSSSRHLQRPERVVYLGPEGTFSYFAAIEHMGSSASLTPKGNFEEIFRAVAEEGAELGVIPLENSIEGTVGQVVDLFMKYKVYIQAEVFSRISHCLISHADKVENVEVIYSHPQPLGQCRDWLHANLRDVPTIPMESTAEAAEVVASKKAAAVIGHRKLADMHGMNILAESIEDLPDNWTRFVIIGAAPSQEDRRDKTSILFTTPNRPGALARVLTTLAHQGINVTKLESRPFRGEKWKYVFFADLACDLGGGRYEDVLDDIRQQCLTLRVLGTYPTQEELQ, from the coding sequence ATGGCTGACAAGAAAGACCAGAACGACATCCCCGATCTTGGGGAACTGCGTGAGTCCATCGACGAACTCGACAAACGTATCGTGGACCTGCTCAACCAGCGGGCTCAGGTTTCCCTGAGCGTGGGCCGGTACAAGGCGGCCAAGGGCGAGGCCATCTACAAGCCGTTCCGCGAGCAGGAAGTCATGGACAAAATCGCGAACTCCTCGCCCGGCCCGCTCCCGGACAAACATCTGCGGACCATCTACCGCGAGATCATGAGTTCGTCCCGCCATCTGCAACGCCCCGAACGCGTGGTCTATCTCGGCCCCGAAGGCACCTTTTCCTATTTTGCGGCCATCGAGCACATGGGCTCGTCCGCCTCGCTGACGCCCAAGGGCAACTTCGAGGAAATCTTCCGGGCCGTGGCCGAGGAAGGAGCCGAACTGGGCGTCATCCCGCTGGAGAACTCCATCGAGGGCACCGTGGGCCAGGTCGTGGACCTGTTCATGAAGTACAAGGTCTACATTCAGGCCGAAGTCTTCAGCCGCATCAGCCACTGCCTCATCTCCCACGCCGACAAGGTGGAGAACGTGGAGGTCATCTACTCCCACCCGCAACCGCTGGGCCAGTGCCGCGACTGGCTGCACGCCAATCTGCGCGACGTGCCGACCATCCCCATGGAGTCCACGGCAGAGGCCGCCGAGGTGGTGGCGAGCAAGAAGGCCGCCGCCGTGATCGGCCATCGCAAGCTGGCGGACATGCACGGCATGAACATTCTGGCCGAGTCCATCGAGGATCTGCCGGACAACTGGACCCGCTTCGTGATCATCGGCGCGGCTCCGTCCCAGGAGGACCGGCGCGACAAGACCTCGATCCTGTTCACCACGCCCAACCGTCCTGGCGCGCTGGCCCGGGTGCTGACCACTCTGGCCCACCAGGGCATCAACGTGACCAAGCTCGAATCCCGGCCCTTCCGCGGCGAAAAATGGAAATACGTCTTTTTCGCCGACCTGGCCTGTGACCTGGGCGGCGGCCGGTACGAGGACGTGCTGGACGACATCCGTCAACAATGCCTGACCCTGCGCGTCCTCGGCACCTACCCCACCCAGGAGGAACTGCAATGA
- a CDS encoding indole-3-glycerol-phosphate synthase, with protein MLDKFREAKQLEIESLHKNFMEGHLPAAYQGHRPSFVDAIRAKGPGAIIAEFKPASPSRGVLGENLNPLDFADIYAQNGAAAISVLTEHKYFKGTPDFLFMMSGPGVPLLRKDFIFDPLQVAMTASSPASAVLLIARMCDDAEHLKQLIDIARMPGLAPVVEIFDQADLDRAREAGADIIQVNNRDLDTLVTTLDQGRNFIKQKREGELWICASGVETRAQVEEMAGLGFDAILIGTSLMLADDPGAKLAELAGGK; from the coding sequence ATGTTGGATAAATTCAGAGAGGCCAAGCAGCTCGAAATCGAGTCGCTGCACAAGAACTTCATGGAAGGCCATCTTCCGGCCGCCTACCAGGGGCATCGCCCTTCCTTCGTCGACGCCATCCGCGCCAAGGGGCCGGGAGCGATCATCGCCGAGTTCAAACCCGCAAGCCCCAGCCGGGGCGTGTTGGGCGAGAACCTGAACCCCCTCGACTTCGCGGACATCTACGCGCAGAACGGGGCCGCTGCCATCTCCGTGCTGACCGAGCACAAGTACTTCAAGGGTACCCCGGATTTCCTGTTCATGATGAGCGGACCGGGTGTCCCCCTGCTGCGCAAGGACTTCATCTTCGACCCGCTCCAGGTGGCCATGACCGCATCCAGCCCGGCCTCGGCCGTGCTGCTCATCGCCCGCATGTGCGACGACGCCGAGCACCTCAAGCAGCTCATCGACATCGCCCGCATGCCCGGCCTGGCCCCGGTGGTCGAGATCTTCGACCAGGCTGACCTCGACCGGGCCCGGGAAGCCGGAGCCGACATCATCCAGGTCAACAACCGCGACCTCGACACCCTGGTCACCACCCTGGATCAGGGCCGCAACTTCATCAAGCAAAAGCGCGAAGGCGAGCTGTGGATCTGCGCCAGCGGCGTGGAAACCCGCGCCCAGGTCGAGGAAATGGCGGGTCTCGGATTCGATGCCATTCTTATCGGCACGTCCCTGATGCTGGCCGACGACCCCGGCGCCAAGCTGGCTGAACTGGCGGGAGGCAAGTAG